TCAAAAATTTCTGCGAGAAGGCATCGAAGGTCTTTCACCAAAACAGAAAGGACGACCTTCGATGTCCAAGAAAAAGAAACAAATTCAGCCCAAGAAACCCATGACACGGGAACAAGCATTAGAACGAGAAAACGAATTATTACGTGCAGAACTTGCTTTTATAAAAAAGCTCCGCGCTTTAGGAATGGATGTCCCAGAACGACTCAAGAACGAGATGCCCGAATCATCCACGAACTCCGAAGTGAGTTCCGATTAACGATTCTTCTACAAGCCACAAAATTTCCTAAAGCGACCTACATGTATTGGCAAAAACGATTAGAACAGAAAAATCCAAATGCATCATTAGAGAAAAAGATTCAAGAAATTTTTGATGAGCATCACGGAAACTATGGCTATCGCCGGATTCAACTAGCGTTGAAGGCACAAGGAATAAAGGTCAATCAGAAAAAAGTTCGACGAATTATGGGTAAACTTGGGCTAAAAGGATCCAAGTTTATTCGGAAATCTCGCAGATATAATTCTTACAAAGGAACTATTGGACGAGTGGCAAAAAACCGTATTCGTCGACGTTTTTATACATCCATTCCTCATCAAAAAGTGACCACGGATACATCGGAATTCAAATATTACGAGCGTGATAAAAACAAGCAGCTAGTTATCAAAAAATTGTATTTAGATCCTTTCCTTGATATGTTTAACGGAGAAATTTTATCGTATCGAATTTCTGAGCGTCCCAACGCTAAAGCCATTATGGATGCCCAAAAAGAAGCGATGGACCGTACCGATGATTGCCCCTATCGTCGTACGTTCCACTCTGACCAAGGATGGGCTTACCAAATGAAAGCATACAAAAAGCAGTTAACCAAGCAAAACATCTTTCAAAGTATGTCACGAAAAGGGAACTGTTTTGACAATTCTCCGATGGAGAATTTCTTTGGACTGTTAAAGCAAGAAATGTATTACGGGGTAATTTATGCCAGCTTTAAACAGTTGAAGCAAGCAATAGAAGATTGGATACATTACTACAATCATCATCGAATTAAAACGAAACTTGGTTGTAGTCCTATTCAGTACCGCGAACAGATGACCGCATAAAAAATACCAACCAGATTTCTCTGGTCGGCATTTGGTCTAACTTTTGGGTCTCACTACACGGCTCATCGCTTCTTCTATATTATTAAAACGGATTCTCTTCCAAAAATGTATAGATGTTTGCCACTAGTTCATCCGGCGTTTCTCCCCGAACTACTTCCCCGTCTACTAAAGCAAACAAGCTAGTTGCGCATAAATCACAGTAAGTGAGACAATCATATTCAATCACATCTAAACTATCATCCGCATCCAATTTTGCAAATGCTGCATCTGCTCCACTAGCTAAATTATTCACGCAAAACTCCACAATTGGATTCATTTCTTCTTGCCTCCTAGAAATCTTACATTGTCGCTGAGTAGCCTCGATTCGTCATTACTTGATAGATATCTTTTAACCGCGGATTACCTTCTGCGATAATTTCCCCATCAACCACTATAACTGGATACATATAGTCCTCATCCACAATTTTATTCGCTATATCTCTAATCTCCGTTTCACTCGGCGGATTAAAAATATCCACGTACTCAACGACAAATGGCTGCCCAGAAAACTTCCTTCCAATCGCCGCCCGAAGCCATTCCTCAGTCTCTTTCGAGGAGGGCGCTCCGACACAACTCGCACAAATAGTCGTTGAACCATATACATATAACTTTGCTTCATTTACCATCACGCTTCACCTCACTATCATTGTACAAAAACCTATCCAAAAAAGCGACTAAGCTGTTTCACTTTAGCCTAACTATTAAATTTCATGAATTTTTACAAAGCTATGAATTGACACAAATTTCTAGATATATTATAATATTTCCAATACATTGCATTTCTTTAACGCTGTGATGTATTAGCAAAGCAAAACACAGTCTAGTTGTACCCGTGATTTCACGGTCAACATATAAGT
The nucleotide sequence above comes from Listeria ivanovii subsp. londoniensis. Encoded proteins:
- a CDS encoding IS3 family transposase, which produces MTCRTCFYKKAPRFRNGCPRTTQERDARIIHELRSEFRLTILLQATKFPKATYMYWQKRLEQKNPNASLEKKIQEIFDEHHGNYGYRRIQLALKAQGIKVNQKKVRRIMGKLGLKGSKFIRKSRRYNSYKGTIGRVAKNRIRRRFYTSIPHQKVTTDTSEFKYYERDKNKQLVIKKLYLDPFLDMFNGEILSYRISERPNAKAIMDAQKEAMDRTDDCPYRRTFHSDQGWAYQMKAYKKQLTKQNIFQSMSRKGNCFDNSPMENFFGLLKQEMYYGVIYASFKQLKQAIEDWIHYYNHHRIKTKLGCSPIQYREQMTA
- a CDS encoding YuzB family protein; this encodes MNPIVEFCVNNLASGADAAFAKLDADDSLDVIEYDCLTYCDLCATSLFALVDGEVVRGETPDELVANIYTFLEENPF
- a CDS encoding YuzD family protein, producing the protein MVNEAKLYVYGSTTICASCVGAPSSKETEEWLRAAIGRKFSGQPFVVEYVDIFNPPSETEIRDIANKIVDEDYMYPVIVVDGEIIAEGNPRLKDIYQVMTNRGYSATM